A window of the Citrus sinensis cultivar Valencia sweet orange chromosome 9, DVS_A1.0, whole genome shotgun sequence genome harbors these coding sequences:
- the LOC127899985 gene encoding uncharacterized protein LOC127899985, whose protein sequence is MQKLKVLYLKRLLQRKGADFKDLQEFLCTRRWVVEKAYLLYAQPILMSQDKFVEMLVLDAFFIVELFHKFRLEQWDNDNNVFKTSWVRKKLRRDLLLAENQLPFFVLREYFVYTAMPEDQKTSFYDLLEDQKTSFYDLVRGFFCNILHVSLWEVPIESPTWHLLGFIHNSVPRNISPARKDNWNFIVCATNLKEAGIKFEKIEGGSLLSIEFDKDAGILKIPRLTIDDDTESFFRNISVYEQFFPIDAYAPFINYVKFMDSLINTAKDVELLCENKILHNFLGDDEVVANMFNRLGDSVVLPPYNCYEDILRCE, encoded by the coding sequence ATGCAAAAGCTCAAAGTTCTCTATCTGAAAAGGCTTCTCCAGCGAAAAGGGGCAGATTTTAAGGACTTACAAGAGTTTTTGTGCACCAGGAGATGGGTAGTAGAAAAAGCTTATCTATTGTATGCACAGCCTATACTTATGTCTCAAGATAAATTTGTGGAAATGTTGGTCCTTGATGCTTTCTTTATTGTTGAGCTATTTCACAAGTTTAGGCTAGAGCAATGGGACAATGATAACAATGTTTTCAAGACAAGTTGGGTCCGCAAGAAACTGCGTCGTGATTTGTTGCTTGCTGAGAATCAGCTTCCCTTTTTTGTTCTCCGGGAATATTTCGTCTATACTGCGATGCCTGAGGATCAAAAAACAAGTTTCTATGACTTGCTTGAGGATCAAAAAACAAGTTTCTATGACTTGGTTCGGGGTTTCTTCTGTAATATACTTCATGTCTCACTTTGGGAAGTCCCTATAGAATCTCCAACCTGGCATTTACTGGGCTTCATACACAATTCTGTTCCTCGTAACATAAGTCCAGCTCGTAAGGACAATTGGAATTTCATAGTATGTGCTACAAATCTCAAAGAGGCTGGAATCAAGTTTGAGAAGATTGAGGGTGGAAGCTTACTGTCAATTGAATTTGATAAGGATGCTGGAATACTAAAAATACCTAGATTGACAATTGATGATGACACCGAATCATTTTTCCGAAACATCTCTGTTTATGAGCAGTTTTTCCCAATTGATGCGTATGCTCCTTTCATCAATTATGTCAAATTCATGGACTCTCTCATCAACACTGCAAAGGATGTGGAATTGCTTTGTGAGAACAAAATTctccataattttttaggtGACGATGAAGTGGTTGCCAACATGTTCAATAGGCTTGGAGATTCTGTCGTCCTGCCCCCTTACAACTGTTACGAAGACATTCTACGATGTGAATGA